AACGGATAATGCCGAGGTTAAAAATGAAGAATCTGAAGAATAAGGAATTAGCGCAGTTGTCTACAGGAGAATTAAGCAGCAAATTAGGAGAGGTCAGAAAAGAGATTATGAAAGATAATGCTCAGGTTGCTATGCGTACTATTCCGAAGAATCCCGGATTATTAAGAACAAATAAAAAAATGGTAGCTAGAATATTGGGTTTATTGAATAAAAAAATATCTGGAACAAAAAAAGATAAAAAATCAATTTCAGGTATGAAACATAAGGAGGAATAATGTCAGAAGTTTGTACACAATGCGGCTTGCCTAAAGAACTCTGTGTTTGTGAGACAATTGCAAAAGAAAGTCAATCAATCAAAGTTTATTCAATTAAAAAAAAATTTGGAAAACTTTATACCGTAATTGAAGGGATTGACGAAAAAGATATCGATTTGAAAGATATGGCAAAAAAGCTTAAAGCAAAACTTGCTTGCGGCGGAACTGCCAAAGAGGGTAAAATCGAATTGCAAGGCAATCATGGACAACGGGTAAAAGGCATTTTAATCAATTTAGGATTTGCCAAAGAAATGATTGAAGTAAGATAAACTGACTTAACGATTCCCTAATAAGAAAGAATCAGAGCAAATTAGATATAAAGGTGTAAAAAATGGAATGCAACGACATAAATTGTCCGGAACACGGCAGGCTTAAAACAAAAGGCGCAACGTTTTATGGTAGTGTTATCTCTGATAAAATGAATAAAACAGTAACTGTGCAGTGGCCTAGAAAAATTTACATTCCAAAATATGAAAGATACCAAATAAGGTTAAGCAAGATTAAAGCCCATAACCCGCCATGCATAAATGCAAAAATGGGGGATTATGTAAAAATTAAAGAAACAAGACCCTTAAGTAAAACTAAAAATTTCGTAGTAGAAGAAATATTAGGACAAAAGGAATACGTTCAAATCCAACACCAAGAATTATTGACAAAAACAGAAAGGGAGAAAGCTAAAGTTAAGAAAACTCCTCAAATTGATGAGAGTGAAGAACAATGAAGCCAGTATCATCAAGGATAACAAGAGCATTGCCTGTAGAAGCGGTAATTGATGTTTGCGATAATTCAGGAGCCAAACGTATTAAAATTTTTGCAGTGAAAGGACATAAAACCGTTAAAGGAAGGTTACAGGCTGCAGGAATTGGAGACATGGTATATGCGGCAGTTAAAGCAGGTAAACCGGAAATGAAAAAGCAAACAGTTAATGCAATCATTGTAAGACAAAAAAAAGAATTTAGACGGGCTGATGGCACCAGAGTAAAGTTTGAAGATAATGCGGCAATAATTTTAAAAGATGATAAAGGAAATCCTAAAGGAACGATGGTAAAAGGTCCTGTTGCAAAAGAAGTGACCTTAAGATGGCCCATGGTTGCAAAAATTTGCAAAATAGTTGTATAAAACTGAAAAAAGATTAAATGTAAAAAATGGTAAACACAAAATTTTCAAGGACATGGAAAAGCAGCAAATTGCCTCGCAAACAGAGGAAATATTTGAAAAATGCACCTCTTCACATTAGACGTAAATTTGTAAAATCCCATTTATCAAAAGATCTTATGAAAAAATATTCAACAAGGAGCATACAATTAAAAAAAGGTGATAAAGTTAAAATTTTGAGGGGGCAATTTTCAGGTAAAACTGGAAAAGTGAATAAAATAAATCTTAAACTTTCAAAAATTTATATTGAGGGCGTAGAATCTTTTAAAAAAGATGGCAATAAATCATTTTATCCCATACATGCTTCAAATTTATTGATATTAGAATTAATGACTGAGGATAAAAAAAGATTCAAAACATTGAACGTAAAAGTTGTAAAGTCCGGAGGAAAAAACCATGGTTAAGAACCATTTAAAAACAATCTCGGCGCCTAAAACTTGGCCAGTAAAAAGAAAAGAAAAAATTTGGGTTACTAAACCTAATTCCGGACCGCATGCATTACAAAATTCATTATCATTGAATTTTGTTTTAAAAAATTTTTTAAAACTTGCAAAAACAACTAAAGAAGTTAAATATATTTTACAAACACATGAGATTTTAGTAGACGGTGTAAGAAGAAAAGATCCTAAATTTAACATTGGGTTAATGGATACATTATTTATATCCCCTTTAAAAAAGAATTATAGGTTATTATTTAATAAATATGGTAAAATCGATTTTATCGAAATTTCAGAGGAGGAATCCAAAATTAAAATTTTATCTATATTGGGTAAACATTGCATTAAGGGAAAATTTCAACTTAATTTATTTGATGGAAGAAATATATTAACGGATAAAAATGAGTATAAAATCCGAGATTCACTTTTATTGGAATTGCCTTCACAAAAAATCTTGAAAACATTACCCCTTAAAAAAGGTTCATATATTTTCATTGTAGGAGGTAAAAATTTAGGGGCCTATGGCAAAATTGAGGAAATTCAAGATAAACATTTAATATTCAAGCATGGAAGTAAATTTGTAAAAACTTTAAAAAAGTATGGTTTCGTGATAGGTGAAGATAAACCAGAGATAACATTAATCAAATAAAAGATTCGCAAAAATGAACATAATGAGACAACTTAGGATAGAGAAAATTACTCTTAACATAGGTGCTGGCAAAGATCAAGCTAGACTGGAGAAGGGGATAAAACTGCTTAAAATGGTTACAGGTATTGAACCTGTAAAGACCATGTCTAAAAAAAGAATTCCGGGCTGGGGTCTTAGAGTGGGATTGCCAATTGGATGTAAATTGACATTAAGAAAAGATAAGGCTATTGAGATATTGAAAAATTTACTCATGGCTAAGGAAAATAAATTATATGATTATCAATTTGATAACTTAGGAAATTTGGCTTTTGGTTTATCTGAATATGTGGATATTCCAAATATGAAATATAATCCGGAGATTGGAATCATGGGTCTAGAAATCTGTGTTACGATGGAAAGGCCAGGTTTTAGAGTAAAAACAAGACGTCTAAAAACTAAAAAGATTCCTCAAAAGCACAGAATATCAAAAAATGAATCAATTGATTTTATGAAAAATGAGTTCAATATAAAAGTATTGGCAAATGGCGAGGAATAAAGATGACCTATAGCAATTACAAAAAAATGATGAAACAGCTGGAAGTTAAGCCTGCAAAATTAAAAAAATTTGTTAAACATAATGCCCCTAAAGAAAGAAGCTGCGGAATTGCAACAAAAAGATGTTCAAGATGCGGCAGAATAAGGGGACATATTGACAAATATGGCATTGATTTATGCCGACAATGTTTTAGAGATGTTGCAACAAAAATCGGTTTTAAGAAATACAATTAAGGTGTAAAAAATGACATTAAATGATCCATTATCAAATGCATTATCCAAGATATTAAATGCTGAACAATCAAGTAAATCTGTTTGTGTAGTGAAATCTTCAAAAATAATCAAAGAGGTACTTAACCTAATGAATCAGCGCGGATATCTCGGGGAATATAAAGAAGTGGTGACTAGTAAAGGCAACTTTTTAGAAGTAAACTTATTAAAGCAAATTAACAAATGTGGGGTTATTAAACCGCGCTTCCCTGTAAATAAATCTCAAATTGAAAAATATGAAAAAAGATATTTACCTGCAAAAGATTTTGGATTTATTATCGTTTCAACAAACAAAGGCTTATTAACACATATTGAAACAAAATTAAAAAATATCGGAGGAAGGCTGATAGCTTATTGTT
This sequence is a window from Candidatus Woesearchaeota archaeon. Protein-coding genes within it:
- a CDS encoding 30S ribosomal protein S14 — encoded protein: MMKQLEVKPAKLKKFVKHNAPKERSCGIATKRCSRCGRIRGHIDKYGIDLCRQCFRDVATKIGFKKYN
- the rplX gene encoding 50S ribosomal protein L24, which gives rise to MVNTKFSRTWKSSKLPRKQRKYLKNAPLHIRRKFVKSHLSKDLMKKYSTRSIQLKKGDKVKILRGQFSGKTGKVNKINLKLSKIYIEGVESFKKDGNKSFYPIHASNLLILELMTEDKKRFKTLNVKVVKSGGKNHG
- a CDS encoding 30S ribosomal protein S17, translated to MECNDINCPEHGRLKTKGATFYGSVISDKMNKTVTVQWPRKIYIPKYERYQIRLSKIKAHNPPCINAKMGDYVKIKETRPLSKTKNFVVEEILGQKEYVQIQHQELLTKTEREKAKVKKTPQIDESEEQ
- a CDS encoding translation initiation factor, which produces MSEVCTQCGLPKELCVCETIAKESQSIKVYSIKKKFGKLYTVIEGIDEKDIDLKDMAKKLKAKLACGGTAKEGKIELQGNHGQRVKGILINLGFAKEMIEVR
- a CDS encoding 50S ribosomal protein L5 — its product is MNIMRQLRIEKITLNIGAGKDQARLEKGIKLLKMVTGIEPVKTMSKKRIPGWGLRVGLPIGCKLTLRKDKAIEILKNLLMAKENKLYDYQFDNLGNLAFGLSEYVDIPNMKYNPEIGIMGLEICVTMERPGFRVKTRRLKTKKIPQKHRISKNESIDFMKNEFNIKVLANGEE
- the rpmC gene encoding 50S ribosomal protein L29; the protein is MKNLKNKELAQLSTGELSSKLGEVRKEIMKDNAQVAMRTIPKNPGLLRTNKKMVARILGLLNKKISGTKKDKKSISGMKHKEE
- a CDS encoding 30S ribosomal protein S4e, translated to MVKNHLKTISAPKTWPVKRKEKIWVTKPNSGPHALQNSLSLNFVLKNFLKLAKTTKEVKYILQTHEILVDGVRRKDPKFNIGLMDTLFISPLKKNYRLLFNKYGKIDFIEISEEESKIKILSILGKHCIKGKFQLNLFDGRNILTDKNEYKIRDSLLLELPSQKILKTLPLKKGSYIFIVGGKNLGAYGKIEEIQDKHLIFKHGSKFVKTLKKYGFVIGEDKPEITLIK
- a CDS encoding 30S ribosomal protein S8, producing MTLNDPLSNALSKILNAEQSSKSVCVVKSSKIIKEVLNLMNQRGYLGEYKEVVTSKGNFLEVNLLKQINKCGVIKPRFPVNKSQIEKYEKRYLPAKDFGFIIVSTNKGLLTHIETKLKNIGGRLIAYCY
- a CDS encoding 50S ribosomal protein L14 yields the protein MKPVSSRITRALPVEAVIDVCDNSGAKRIKIFAVKGHKTVKGRLQAAGIGDMVYAAVKAGKPEMKKQTVNAIIVRQKKEFRRADGTRVKFEDNAAIILKDDKGNPKGTMVKGPVAKEVTLRWPMVAKICKIVV